From the genome of Eucalyptus grandis isolate ANBG69807.140 chromosome 2, ASM1654582v1, whole genome shotgun sequence, one region includes:
- the LOC104435500 gene encoding putative fasciclin-like arabinogalactan protein 20 yields MASLPFVLFVAAAAAVLAVVPPLSLSSAPHSDSLHQAARILSGARFTSMALTLELVSQTSVVPRSQSLTIFAPRDAAFSRSGQPSLSLLQFHFAPLPLSHRFLASLPYGTAVPTALGNRSLIVTSLPGDPSISLNGVKIDGLPLFADKSLTVFGVERFFDPGFELSSPVQGPTLDLNCVPSLKRGNRAGFPGDGSFHEASRKMKSSGYSVMGSILGMQLLGFEYRTATLTLFAPVDQAMTHNKGNFSEDASIFLQHVVRCKLLRSDLTEFSNGPALPTYKKGYGIRIAKSGDTFMVNKVAIEHPELYVNEWIVVHGVREMIGAKSRAVDKGGHKAAHKGSKKSGHFEGKGWATWQFRVWIAIFLLVSAQFCC; encoded by the coding sequence ATGGCGTCCTTACCCTTCGTCCTcttcgtcgccgccgccgccgccgtcctcgCCGTCGTCCCTccgctctccctctcctccgcccCTCACTCCGACTCCCTCCATCAAGCCGCCCGGATCCTCTCCGGCGCCCGCTTCACGTCGATGGCTCTGACCCTCGAGCTCGTCTCTCAGACGTCGGTCGTCCCGCGCTCTCAGTCCCTGACCATCTTCGCCCCCCGCGACGCCGCCTTCTCCCGGTCTGGCCAGCCCTCGCTCTCCCTCCTCCAGTTCCACTTCGCTCCGCTCCCTCTTTCCCATCGCTTCCTCGCTTCGCTTCCCTACGGCACCGCCGTCCCGACCGCGCTGGGCAACCGCTCCCTCATCGTCACTTCGCTGCCGGGCGACCCGTCCATTTCCCTCAACGGCGTCAAGATCGACGGCTTGCCCCTGTTCGCCGACAAGTCCCTGACGGTTTTCGGAGTTGAGAGGTTCTTCGACCCAGGTTTCGAGCTCTCTTCGCCCGTGCAGGGACCCACGCTGGATCTGAACTGCGTCCCCTCGCTGAAGAGGGGAAACCGCGCGGGCTTTCCGGGCGATGGCTCGTTCCACGAGGCTTCGAGAAAGATGAAATCTTCAGGGTATTCTGTGATGGGTTCTATCCTCGGAATGCAGCTTCTGGGGTTCGAGTATCGGACTGCTACGTTGACTCTGTTCGCTCCAGTCGACCAGGCGATGACGCATAACAAGGGCAACTTCAGCGAGGACGCTTCGATCTTTCTTCAGCACGTGGTTCGGTGTAAGCTCCTGCGGAGTGATCTGACTGAGTTCAGTAATGGGCCTGCGCTGCCGACGTACAAGAAAGGGTACGGCATTCGCATCGCGAAATCCGGCGACACCTTCATGGTTAATAAGGTGGCCATCGAGCACCCGGAGTTGTACGTGAACGAGTGGATCGTCGTCCATGGGGTTCGCGAGATGATCGGAGCGAAAAGCAGGGCGGTGGACAAAGGGGGGCACAAGGCGGCGCACAAGGGGTCCAAAAAGAGTGGCCATTTCGAGGGAAAGGGATGGGCGACGTGGCAGTTTCGGGTCTGGATCGCCATCTTCCTACTGGTCTCTGCTCAATTCTGTTGTTGA
- the LOC104433186 gene encoding sulfhydryl oxidase 2 isoform X2 has protein sequence MSWIAAILLLLHLAPLVFHRATASPPWAAAGSRSILRAAAADGPAADYAVELNATNFDAALAATPATYAVVEFFAHWCPACRNYKPQYEKVARLFNGPDAVHPGIVLMTRVDCALRINNKLCDKFSVSHYPMLFWGPPSKFVAAGWEPKQEKSEIRAIDDGRTAERLLNWINKQMGSSYGLDDEKFENEHLSSNISDPEQIARAVYDVEEATVTAFDIILEHKIKSETRASLIQFLQLLVVHHPSRRCRQGSAEVLVNFDHFYPLDMLMLDRQEVSSGGDKTAIHNFQICGKEVPRGYWMFCRGSKNDTRGFSCGLWVLLHSLSVRIEDGESQFAFGAICDFIHNFFICEECRQHFYTMCSSVSTPFKTTRDFALWLWSTHNKVNERLMKDEASLGTADPEFPKIIWPPKQLCSSCHQSDSRRNDGSINIDWDQDEVFKFLKQYYGKTLVSIYQKKDIIQKDGATGALEDSAASTNAIVVPIGAALAIAVASCAFGALACYWRSRQKNRKPRRSWN, from the exons atGTCTTGGATAGCTGCGATCCTGCTGCTGTTGCATCTGGCGCCACTGGTCTTCCACCGAGCGACGGCGTCTCCGCCCTGGGCCGCCGCCGGATCGCGCTCGATCCTgcgggccgccgccgccgatggcCCCGCCGCGGATTACGCCGTCGAGTTGAACGCCACCAACTTCGACGCCGCCCTCGCGGCAACTCCCGCAACTTACGCCGTCGTCGAGTTCTTCGCCCACTG GTGTCCTGCATGTAGAAATTACAAG CCGCAATATGAGAAGGTGGCCAGACTTTTCAATGGACCTGATGCAGTGCATCCCGGGATAGTTTTGATGACAAGAGTAGACTGCGCACTGAGG ATAAACAACAAACTTTGTGATAAATTTTCTGTGAGTCATTATCCTATGCTCTTCTGGGGGCCTCCTTCCAAGTTTGTTGCTGCCGGTTGGGAACCTAAAcaagagaaaagtgagatacGTGCAATTGATGATGGACGCACTGCAGAACGCCTGTTAAATTGGATCAATAAGCAAATGGGCAG CTCATATGGTTTGGATgatgagaaatttgaaaatgagcaTCTCTCGTCAAATATTTCAGACCCTGAACAG ATTGCACGGGCTGTATATGATGTTGAGGAGGCCACAGTCACTGCCTTTGACATCATTTTAGAGCACAAG ATCAAGTCGGAAACTCGGGCTTCACTCATACAATTTCTGCAACTTCTGGTTGTGCATCACCCTTCGAGGCG GTGTCGTCAGGGTAGTGCGGAAGTTCTTGTCAACTTTGATCACTTTTATCCCTTGGATATGCTGATGCTTGACAGACAGGAAGTTTCTAGTGGTGGTGACAAGACAGCCATTCATAATTTCCAGATATGTGGAAAAGAAGTTCCTCGTGGATATTGG ATGTTCTGCCGTGGCAGCAAGAATGATACTAGAGGATTTAG CTGTGGATTGTGGGTGCTTCTTCATTCTCTATCTGTAAGAATTGAAGATGGAGAGAGTCAGTTTGCATTTGGAGCCATATGCGATTTTATCCACAACTTTTTCATCTGTGAGGAGTGTCGCCAACATTTCTATACAATGTGTTCAAG TGTTTCTACTCCATTCAAGACAACACGTGATTTTGCACTTTGGTTGTGGAGTACGCATAACAAAGTAAATGAGAGATTGATGAAAGATGAAGCTTCTCTAGGCACTGCCGATCCAGAGTTTCCAAAGATCATTTGGCCTCCAAAACAGCTTTGCTCATCTTGTCATCAGTCTGACAGTCGAAGGAATGATGGTTCTATTAATATTGACTGGGACCAGGATGAGGTTTTTAAATTTCTGAAGCAGTACTATGGGAAGACCCTTGTGTCTATTTACCAGAAGAAAGATATTATTCAGAAGGATGGAGCTACTGGAGCTCTGGAAGATTCAGCGGCCTCAACAAATGCGATTGTGGTGCCTATCGGAGCTGCGTTAGCAATTGCTGTTGCTAGCTGTGCCTTTGGAGCCCTTGCATGCTACTGGCGTTCACGGCAGAAGAATCGGAA GCCAAGAAGAAGCTGGAATTAA
- the LOC104433186 gene encoding sulfhydryl oxidase 2 isoform X1: protein MSWIAAILLLLHLAPLVFHRATASPPWAAAGSRSILRAAAADGPAADYAVELNATNFDAALAATPATYAVVEFFAHWCPACRNYKPQYEKVARLFNGPDAVHPGIVLMTRVDCALRINNKLCDKFSVSHYPMLFWGPPSKFVAAGWEPKQEKSEIRAIDDGRTAERLLNWINKQMGSSYGLDDEKFENEHLSSNISDPEQIARAVYDVEEATVTAFDIILEHKIKSETRASLIQFLQLLVVHHPSRRCRQGSAEVLVNFDHFYPLDMLMLDRQEVSSGGDKTAIHNFQICGKEVPRGYWMFCRGSKNDTRGFSCGLWVLLHSLSVRIEDGESQFAFGAICDFIHNFFICEECRQHFYTMCSSVSTPFKTTRDFALWLWSTHNKVNERLMKDEASLGTADPEFPKIIWPPKQLCSSCHQSDSRRNDGSINIDWDQDEVFKFLKQYYGKTLVSIYQKKDIIQKDGATGALEDSAASTNAIVVPIGAALAIAVASCAFGALACYWRSRQKNRKYYHHLHSYKNI, encoded by the exons atGTCTTGGATAGCTGCGATCCTGCTGCTGTTGCATCTGGCGCCACTGGTCTTCCACCGAGCGACGGCGTCTCCGCCCTGGGCCGCCGCCGGATCGCGCTCGATCCTgcgggccgccgccgccgatggcCCCGCCGCGGATTACGCCGTCGAGTTGAACGCCACCAACTTCGACGCCGCCCTCGCGGCAACTCCCGCAACTTACGCCGTCGTCGAGTTCTTCGCCCACTG GTGTCCTGCATGTAGAAATTACAAG CCGCAATATGAGAAGGTGGCCAGACTTTTCAATGGACCTGATGCAGTGCATCCCGGGATAGTTTTGATGACAAGAGTAGACTGCGCACTGAGG ATAAACAACAAACTTTGTGATAAATTTTCTGTGAGTCATTATCCTATGCTCTTCTGGGGGCCTCCTTCCAAGTTTGTTGCTGCCGGTTGGGAACCTAAAcaagagaaaagtgagatacGTGCAATTGATGATGGACGCACTGCAGAACGCCTGTTAAATTGGATCAATAAGCAAATGGGCAG CTCATATGGTTTGGATgatgagaaatttgaaaatgagcaTCTCTCGTCAAATATTTCAGACCCTGAACAG ATTGCACGGGCTGTATATGATGTTGAGGAGGCCACAGTCACTGCCTTTGACATCATTTTAGAGCACAAG ATCAAGTCGGAAACTCGGGCTTCACTCATACAATTTCTGCAACTTCTGGTTGTGCATCACCCTTCGAGGCG GTGTCGTCAGGGTAGTGCGGAAGTTCTTGTCAACTTTGATCACTTTTATCCCTTGGATATGCTGATGCTTGACAGACAGGAAGTTTCTAGTGGTGGTGACAAGACAGCCATTCATAATTTCCAGATATGTGGAAAAGAAGTTCCTCGTGGATATTGG ATGTTCTGCCGTGGCAGCAAGAATGATACTAGAGGATTTAG CTGTGGATTGTGGGTGCTTCTTCATTCTCTATCTGTAAGAATTGAAGATGGAGAGAGTCAGTTTGCATTTGGAGCCATATGCGATTTTATCCACAACTTTTTCATCTGTGAGGAGTGTCGCCAACATTTCTATACAATGTGTTCAAG TGTTTCTACTCCATTCAAGACAACACGTGATTTTGCACTTTGGTTGTGGAGTACGCATAACAAAGTAAATGAGAGATTGATGAAAGATGAAGCTTCTCTAGGCACTGCCGATCCAGAGTTTCCAAAGATCATTTGGCCTCCAAAACAGCTTTGCTCATCTTGTCATCAGTCTGACAGTCGAAGGAATGATGGTTCTATTAATATTGACTGGGACCAGGATGAGGTTTTTAAATTTCTGAAGCAGTACTATGGGAAGACCCTTGTGTCTATTTACCAGAAGAAAGATATTATTCAGAAGGATGGAGCTACTGGAGCTCTGGAAGATTCAGCGGCCTCAACAAATGCGATTGTGGTGCCTATCGGAGCTGCGTTAGCAATTGCTGTTGCTAGCTGTGCCTTTGGAGCCCTTGCATGCTACTGGCGTTCACGGCAGAAGAATCGGAAGTATTACCACCATTTACACTCTTATAAAAACATATGA
- the LOC104433187 gene encoding uncharacterized protein LOC104433187 yields the protein MGRLLIAFLVLSWASSSSIADDSVSTRHGLAKDPLKFILGQENLGPWKNGISNTALAEAPGPEASGPQSTLVLAGNRTNRPDILRGFKHYRDGWDISNRHYWASVAFTGAFGFVLAVLWFVFFGVALPVHHCCRWQMTIKDRGSPNSQRICLIMLLLFTSAAAVGCILLSVGQDEFHGEVFSTLKYVVNQSDYTVQTLRNVTGYLSLAKNISVAQIYLPSNVMSDIDKLNQDLNAAADTLAEKTSENSGKIRRVFNAVRSTLITVAAVMLLLSLIGLLLSVLGHRHAIYLFVISGWLLVAVTFILCGVFVIFNNTISDTCMAMEEWVENPHAESALSDILPCVDQRTTNQTLVQSKQVISGIVNVVNQFIYTYANTYPAQGNLYYYNQSGPMMPPLCSPFDSALKDRQCGPQEVSIANASLVWENYTCQVSAYGICTTPGRITPTIYTQLVEAVNESYALEHYAPPLLSLQNCDFVRDTFQEITTTHCPPLESHLMLVNAGLGLISIGVMLCLVLWILYANRPQREEVFAKLSLPIKVCRNFRSDTNDNNINGGNNNNVRRDTGSSNTSSVF from the exons ATGGGAAGGCTCTTGATCGCTTTCTTGGTTCTCTCGTGGGCTTCTTCGAGCTCGATAGCAGATGACTCTGTTTCGACCCGGCATGGACTCGCCAAGGATCCGCTCAAGTTCATCTTGG GTCAAGAGAATTTGGGGCCATGGAAAAATGGCATCTCGAACACTGCCCTTGCAGAAGCGCCTGGGCCAGAAGCGAGTGGTCCGCAGAGCACACTGGTGTTAGCGGGGAATAGAACAAATAGGCCTGATATTCTTCGCGGGTTTAAGCATTATCGAGATGGTTGGGACATTTCTAATCGGCATTACTGGGCT TCTGTTGCATTCACAGGTGCTTTTGGTTTCGTGCTTGCTGTCCTATGGTTTGTTTTTTTCGGGGTGGCTCTACCGGTACATCATTGCTGCAGATGGCAAATGACAATAAAAGACAGGGGATCTCCCAATTCACAAAGAATATGCCTCATAATGCTCCTTCTCTTCACATCTGCCGCGGC GGTTGGATGTATACTTCTATCTGTTGGACAGGATGAATTTCATGGTGAAGTTTTTAGTACTCTGAAATATGTTGTCAACCAGTCAGACTACACGGTGCAGACACTCAGAAATGTTACTGGGTATTTGTCTCTTGCGAAGAATATCAGTGTGGCCCAAATTTACCTTCCATCCAATGTCATGAGTGATATAGACAAGTTGAATCAAGATTTAAATGCTGCGGCAGATACTCTGGCAGAGAAGACAAGCGAAAACTCTGGAAAAATAAGAAGAGTATTTAATGCAGT GCGCTCAACATTGATCACTGTGGCTGCTGTGATGCTTCTGCTGTCTCTCATTGGACTTT TGTTGTCTGTCCTTGGCCATCGGCATGCAATATACTT ATTTGTCATAAGTGGGTGGCTACTTGTTGCTGTTACTTTCATCCTCTGTggagtttttgtaattttcaacAA TACAATTTCTGACACTTGCATGGCAATGGAAGAATGGGTGGAGAATCCCCATGCTGAATCTGCTCTTAGTGACATCCTTCCTTGTGTCGACCAGAGAACCACAAATCAGACACTAGTACAGAGTAAACAAGTCATCTCGGGTATTGTCAATGTTGtgaatcaatttatatataCCTATGCCAATACATACCCAGCCCAGGGCAATCTCTATTACTACAATCAGTCCGGACCTATGATGCCGCCTCTCTGCTCTCCATTTGACTCTGCTCTGAAAGATCGCCAATGTGGACCGCAAGAAGTGTCCATTGCAAATGCTTCTTTG GTCTGGGAGAATTACACATGCCAAGTATCTGCTTATGGCATATGCACTACACCCGGTAGAATCACCCCTACAATTTACACGCAGTTAGTGGAGGCGGTGAATGAAAGTTATGCACTTGAGCACTACGCCCCTCCTCTACTTAGCCTTCAAAATTGCGACTTCGTGAGGGACACGTTCCAGGAGATAACCACCACTCATTGTCCTCCTCTGGAAAGTCATCTGATGTTGGTCAATGCCGGACTGGGCTTGATCTCTATAGGAGTCATGCTATGCCTTGTCCTCTGGATACTCTATGCAAACCGCCCCCAAAGGGAGGAGGTGTTTGCGAAGCTTTCCTTACCAATCAAAGTCTGCAGGAACTTCAGGAGCGATACTAATGACAACAATATCAACGGCGGCAACAACAATAATGTTCGCCGTGATACTGGGTCATCCAACACGAGTAGTGTATTTTAG
- the LOC104433186 gene encoding sulfhydryl oxidase 2 isoform X3 — protein sequence MVVQNHLGISNWIEQINNKLCDKFSVSHYPMLFWGPPSKFVAAGWEPKQEKSEIRAIDDGRTAERLLNWINKQMGSSYGLDDEKFENEHLSSNISDPEQIARAVYDVEEATVTAFDIILEHKIKSETRASLIQFLQLLVVHHPSRRCRQGSAEVLVNFDHFYPLDMLMLDRQEVSSGGDKTAIHNFQICGKEVPRGYWMFCRGSKNDTRGFSCGLWVLLHSLSVRIEDGESQFAFGAICDFIHNFFICEECRQHFYTMCSSVSTPFKTTRDFALWLWSTHNKVNERLMKDEASLGTADPEFPKIIWPPKQLCSSCHQSDSRRNDGSINIDWDQDEVFKFLKQYYGKTLVSIYQKKDIIQKDGATGALEDSAASTNAIVVPIGAALAIAVASCAFGALACYWRSRQKNRKYYHHLHSYKNI from the exons ATGGTTGTGCAAAATCATTTAGGAATTTCGAATTGGATAG AGCAGATAAACAACAAACTTTGTGATAAATTTTCTGTGAGTCATTATCCTATGCTCTTCTGGGGGCCTCCTTCCAAGTTTGTTGCTGCCGGTTGGGAACCTAAAcaagagaaaagtgagatacGTGCAATTGATGATGGACGCACTGCAGAACGCCTGTTAAATTGGATCAATAAGCAAATGGGCAG CTCATATGGTTTGGATgatgagaaatttgaaaatgagcaTCTCTCGTCAAATATTTCAGACCCTGAACAG ATTGCACGGGCTGTATATGATGTTGAGGAGGCCACAGTCACTGCCTTTGACATCATTTTAGAGCACAAG ATCAAGTCGGAAACTCGGGCTTCACTCATACAATTTCTGCAACTTCTGGTTGTGCATCACCCTTCGAGGCG GTGTCGTCAGGGTAGTGCGGAAGTTCTTGTCAACTTTGATCACTTTTATCCCTTGGATATGCTGATGCTTGACAGACAGGAAGTTTCTAGTGGTGGTGACAAGACAGCCATTCATAATTTCCAGATATGTGGAAAAGAAGTTCCTCGTGGATATTGG ATGTTCTGCCGTGGCAGCAAGAATGATACTAGAGGATTTAG CTGTGGATTGTGGGTGCTTCTTCATTCTCTATCTGTAAGAATTGAAGATGGAGAGAGTCAGTTTGCATTTGGAGCCATATGCGATTTTATCCACAACTTTTTCATCTGTGAGGAGTGTCGCCAACATTTCTATACAATGTGTTCAAG TGTTTCTACTCCATTCAAGACAACACGTGATTTTGCACTTTGGTTGTGGAGTACGCATAACAAAGTAAATGAGAGATTGATGAAAGATGAAGCTTCTCTAGGCACTGCCGATCCAGAGTTTCCAAAGATCATTTGGCCTCCAAAACAGCTTTGCTCATCTTGTCATCAGTCTGACAGTCGAAGGAATGATGGTTCTATTAATATTGACTGGGACCAGGATGAGGTTTTTAAATTTCTGAAGCAGTACTATGGGAAGACCCTTGTGTCTATTTACCAGAAGAAAGATATTATTCAGAAGGATGGAGCTACTGGAGCTCTGGAAGATTCAGCGGCCTCAACAAATGCGATTGTGGTGCCTATCGGAGCTGCGTTAGCAATTGCTGTTGCTAGCTGTGCCTTTGGAGCCCTTGCATGCTACTGGCGTTCACGGCAGAAGAATCGGAAGTATTACCACCATTTACACTCTTATAAAAACATATGA